The following coding sequences are from one Diabrotica virgifera virgifera chromosome 2, PGI_DIABVI_V3a window:
- the LOC126879520 gene encoding uncharacterized protein LOC126879520 encodes MSKRTLRMLTMANENLVINRSDEIGTLLVNSGDIDEWENLNVDNTPIVMVLDEPQPEDNQTFTTLTTLQNSTELEDFNLTDCLSDFNEIDSLADNDICIMPSDSLSNEMHFLNNNSSADNNSVNLALNNSTNKQVLLPIEQNERVVSLVPYECSSDEDETYEATNTSDVQESSHTGINNNIERNLVNTNSDVEVIMKSKRKLGQNKNEWKRYKNKKLRMKGEVYMGFSKKSGKIKQSMPRKAKSLKEACTSKKCRNSKLRYCKEFTEQCRSHIFKKFWGMTWDQRKVFVASHVFKTPTFKSNKENSRRQGTYTYYLHDGNENLQVCRTMFTNTLDIGYKTIHYWVDGSCSIGFLRYD; translated from the coding sequence ATGTCGAAGAGAACTTTGCGTATGCTTACAATGGCTAACGAAAACTTGGTTATAAATAGAAGCGACGAAATAGGCACTCTACTAGTAAACTCCGGTGACATCGACGAATGGGAAAACCTAAATGTAGACAATACGCCTATAGTTATGGTATTAGACGAACCTCAGCCTGAAGACAATCAAACGTTTACTACGCTTACAACATTGCAAAATTCTACGGAGCTGGAAGACTTTAACTTAACTGATTGCTTAAGTGACTTTAACGAAATAGACTCTTTAGCGGATAATGATATTTGTATTATGCCAAGTGATAGTTTATCTAACgaaatgcattttttaaataacaacagtTCTGCTGACAATAACTCTGTAAACCTCGCGTTAAATAATTCAACAAATAAACAAGTACTGTTGCCAATTGAACAAAATGAAAGGGTTGTATCTCTTGTGCCATATGAATGTTCTAGTGACGAAGACGAAACTTATGAAGCTACAAATACCAGTGATGTTCAAGAAAGTTCTCATACtggtataaacaataatattgaaagaAATCTGGTGAACACAAACAGTGATGTTGAAGTTATCATGAAGAGCAAAAGGAAGCTgggtcaaaataaaaatgaatggaagagatataaaaacaaaaaactcCGAATGAAAGGTGAAGTATACATGGGGTTTAGTAAAAAATCCGGGAAGATTAAGCAAAGCATGCCAAGAAAAGCAAAATCTTTAAAAGAGGCGTGTACTTCAAAAAAATGTCGAAACTCCAAACTAAGATATTGCAAAGAATTTACGGAACAGTGCAGAAGTCATATCTTTAAGAAATTTTGGGGTATGACTTGGGATCAACGTAAGGTCTTTGTAGCATCTCATGTATTTAAAACTCCAACATTTAAATCAAACAAAGAAAATTCAAGAAGACAAGGTACGTACACTTACTATTTACATGACGGAAATGAAAACTTACAAGTATGTCGTACCATGTTCACAAACACATTAGATATAGGTTATAAAACTATTCACTATTGGGTGGACGGTTCTTGCAGTATTGGGTTCTTGCGGTATGACTGA